The Bacteroidia bacterium genomic interval TTATACCAATATTGTGAATTAAGCCCCTGGCATATGCCCAAGATCAGCGCCGATTACATGTATCATCCCCCACAGGGATTATTGAGAAATCATTTTCTGGAAGTAGACGATCAGGGCAAAATATTGCGCCTTGAAAAAGAGGATGGAGACCAGGATATTATCCGCTACAGGGGGATCCTTTGCCCCGGGTTTATCAATGCCCATTGTCATTTGGAACTCTCCTTTATGAAAAAACATATTCCGCAGGGCCTGGGGATGACAGGTTTCATCGGAGAGATATTTGCCAAGAGATTCAGTTTTACCGATGCAGAACAACTAAATGCAATTGATGGAGAGATGGAGAAGGTTTGGGCAAAAGGTACTGTAGGGATAGGGGATATTTGCAATACCCTCAACAGCCTACCGGCTAAACTGAAACATAAGTATTTATTTACCTATAGCTTCATTGAGTTGTTGGGCCTCGATCCTATGCGGGTTGAGGCAGAGATGAATAAAGGCCAAGATCTGATCACAGATTTTGAAACAGAAGGTCTGAAAGCATCCATTAGTCCCCATGCACCTTACTCCATGAGTTCTGAATTGATTCGGGAGATCTCCCGTCAACATCCCGAAAGAATGTCTCTGCATTTGCTGGAATCTCAGGAAGAGCGCGAACTCTTTGAAGAGGGGAGGGGAGCCTTTGTTGATTTCTATCGAAAAGTAAACTTGCCCTATTCCGGTTTTGGAACCAATAGCGCACTTAGGCATGTGATTCAGGAAATATCAACAGATCAGGCCATTCTCTTTGTGCACAATACCGAAATCACAGAAGAAGAACTAGATCAGATTTTGAGCTATTTCCCGCATGCAAGTTTTTGCTTGTGCCCTCGTTCCAATTACTACATACACAAGCGCTATCCCGATATTAGAAAGTTTGAGCAAATGACAGAAAGGATTTGCCTAGGGACCGATAGCCTCGCAAGTAATCATGACCTCGATGTTTTTGAGGAGGCCAAATGTGTGCATAAACTGGAGCCAGATATTCCCCTTGAAAAAATTTTAGGTTGGTTGACCTATCAGGGGGCAAAGGCAATTGGAATCCAGGATCAATTGGGAAGTTTTAAACTGGGCTCCAAACCAGGTGTTAACCTTATCCAGAATTTGGATATGGAAAGTCTGCGTTTGCTCGATAGCAGTAAAACGGAAAAACTTTTTTAGGAATTTGAGGAATTCAAGTGCTTTCTTCTAAGTGAGATAATATTATTTTTGTACATGGGCAGACGAAAAAAGAAGCAAGCATATTCCGGCATCATAGAGATCGATGACAAGCTCATCAGCGCCGATATTACCGATGAACTTTTTGCTTGCGATATAGCCAAATGCAAGGGTGCATGTTGCGTGGAAGGAGACCTGGGAGCTCCCTTGGAAAAGGAGGAGCTACAAATCATGGATGAAATCTATGAAACTGTAGAACCCTATATGCGAGCTGAAGGGAAGAAGGCGGTTAAGGCGCAAGGGACCTATGTCAGGGATTTTACGGGCAATTTTTCTACAACCCTGATTGAAGGGAAAGAATGTGCCTATGTAACCTTTAAAAATGGGATTGCCTTATGTGCGATCGAACAGGCTTTCAATGATGGTAAGCTGGACTTTCAAAAGCCTATATCCTGCCATTTGTATCCCATAAGAATCAGTAGCTTTAAAGAAGTTGACAGACTCAATTATGATCGTTGGGACATCTGTTCTGCTGCCTGCAATAAAGGGGAAAGAGAAGGGATTCCCGTATATAAATTTGTAAAGAATGCCCTCATCCGAAAATACGGGGAGGAATTTTATGAAGTATTGGCTGCAATAGCGAAACGACGGGAAGAGGAAGAGATATAAAATTGCCTCAAAAGGCTCTCAAATTCTTTTATCTTTGAGCTATGATAAAATTGAAAGCGCCATTGATTCTGGGCAGCCAATCTCCCAGACGGCAACAACTACTCGAGGAAATCGGACTGGATTTTGAAGTGATCGTAAGACCTGTAAATGAATATGCACCTGCTGAAATGCATCCTCGAGCAGTAGCAGTTATGATATCCGAAAATAAGGCGAAAGCCTTTGACGACCTTTCTCCTGAAAATATTATCGTTACCGCAGATACCATTGTGGCGCTTAATGGTGAAGTAATGGGAAAACCGAAAGATGAGAATGATGCCCGTGATATGTTACAAAAACTTTCAGGACGTTCGCATGAAGTGGTTTCAGGGGTAACGGTTTTCCACAAAGGAAAATTTAGCTCTTTTGCCGAATTGACAGAAGTGACTTTCCGCAAGCTATCCGATTATGAGATTGGCTACTATATTGAGCACTATGAAGCGATGGATAAGGCGGGATCTTATGGGATTCAGGATTGGATCGGTAAAATTGGGATTACGCGAATAGAAGGCGACTACTACAATGTAGTGGGCTTGCCTGTGTCTCGCCTCTACCAGGAGCTTTTACAATACGCCTAATGCTTTCCATTCACAAAGACGAGTATTTCATGCGACAGGCCTTCCTCTTGGCTGAGAGGGCCTTTGAGGAGGACGAAGTACCTATTGGTGCAGTTGTAGTTTCCAATTTTCAAATTATCGGAAAAGGCTACAACCAAACTGAGCGTTTGCAGGACCCTACTGCTCATGCCGAAATGCTGGCAATAACTGCGGCTTGCGATTTTCTACAAAGTAAATACCTTAGAGATTGCACGCTTTTCGTTACGGTTGAACCCTGCGTCATGTGCGCGGGGGCAATAAAATGGGCCCAGCTAAGCAGAATTGTTTATGCAGCTCGCGAAGAAAAGTCTGGATTTAGCAGACATCAACCCCTCTTGATTCATCCCAAAACCCAACTCTCTCAAGGAGTGATGGAATATGAATGTGCCGAATTGATGACAAAATTTTTCAAACAAAAAAGAGCCTGACCCTCCTAAAGGCGATCTGCTATTTTTTGCAAGTTTATTACGTTTCCGTATTATCACCCTTCCTTTCACGCTATTCAAGGGCTTTCCTAAACTAAACTCCGAACCAAATTGTCCATTCGCGCAAAATAGCTGGGCTGCCAAATATTTTTGGCCTAGTTTTAGATTAGTAGAAATAGGATGACCCTTTCAAAAACCCATGTCTCAATAGTAGACCCCATTTTAGACGAAGAGAATTAGAAGACCTGACCTAAAGGCAATAATTCTCTCAGCTCAAAGTAAGGAAATGATATCCGATAGGAAGGAAATAATAAATCAAGAGCAGACAGAAGTGCTCACGCAACGGAAGATCGTATTGCCAGTAATATTATTGGCTATGATCTTACTCCTGTTTACCGTGGGTATGTTGGTCTGGGTTCCTGCTCCTGTTTCCTATAAAAATGTCAGCCTCCAGGAACTCAATGCCCAAAAGGTAAAGTTCCTCACCGAAAAACAACAAATCCACCTCGTTTTTAAATACGAAGCACATACAGATACCATTCGGTCTCTGGAAGAGTATTATCAATACCTCAAAATGCAAACCCAGGAAAAGGGGATGAAGTTTGCAGAATTAGCTTCGGAAGAACACTTTTCTCCTTCGCCTTCAAAAAACAATTTAGTTAGTGCTGAAGAAAGTATGACAATTGCTGAGTTTTTTGCCAGCAATTCCTCTGCTGATGAAAGTATGATACCTGAAGGAAGTTTTCGGGGAGCAGATTTCCAGGATACGGATTTAGCCATAGAATATGATCAGCCACCTCTATTTCCAACAGGAAAAAGAGGGCTGGAAAAATATATCGCTCGAACCAAACGCACTCCTTATATAGCAAAGACCCGCAAAATAGAGGGTCAGGTAAACCTAAGATTTATTGTAAATGTTGATGGTAGCATTTCCGACATCCGCATTATGAAAGGGATGGGATACGGCTGTGATGAAGAGGCAATACGCATTGTAGAAGAAATGCCTGCCTGGATGCCAGCTACCAAAAAAAGTAAAGCTGTAGCAGTGTATGAAGCACTAAGCATTGAGTTCTAAGTACATATCGATATTTTATTGACGTAAACCTTACACGTCCCTCTCCTTTTGAATCCCTGATTTAAACAAGTCAAAGGGCACATACCTCCGTTCATACAGGATGTATTTTAAGTCTTCCCATTAAAGCCGTACTTAGTTTTGTTCGAAAAACTATTCGCGGCACCGTACCATTTGCGAAAAGTGGACAATTAATTAATTAAGTACTGGTTTTACCCTAAACGAATTACTGATTTTCTGGCTAATCTATAGCCTGTTTAGCAAGACGATCTATTTCCTTGGTCATATGAAAAAAGCAACAAATTCGCCCCATCGTATTGACGATTACTTGCAAAGAATTGAGGAACGGGAGAAGGCATCGCGGAGAAAAAAGATGATTGTACTAGGGCTCGGTTTAGTAGCTGCCTTGTCAGCTGGAGCGCTATATTTTATCCTGGGATCCAACAAAGAATTGAAAAAATATTCTATCCAGGAATTGAGTAAAGAAAAAGTTACAGAAATCTTTGATGAGGATGACTCCCGAATTGTTGTTGCCCACGCCTTGGGAACAGATACCATCCAGAACCTGAATGAATATCAGAGTTTGGTTGATCTGTTTGAAGGGAGTGAAATTCAACCTGCATTTTACCAAAGCTCTCAGGACGGGAGCAGTGAAGAAGATGGCTTCGATGAAGGCCCACAAGAAATCCTGCAGAAATTTTCGATAGATATATCCGGAAGCAGGGCAGAAGGAAATCAACTGATCTTCACCATTGAAGATTATGATCCGGATATCAATTACACCCTTTCATTCGGGACAGGATACAAAAGAAAGAATGTCGGTAGAGTTAGCCGCTATACCTATAACTCATTTGGTACCTATCGTTTACGTCTTTTGGCTAGCTCTCCGGATAGAGGAAGTAGTATCTATACCAAATCCATACGGATCTCCAGAACCCAAAAAGAAACGACACCCAAAGAGAATCGTGAGGTATTTGCAGAAAACAATGCTACACCTCCTGCAGAAAGTGAAACTTCTGTAGGCCAACCGCAAATCATTGATGGAGCAACCCGTGATATCAATGAAGAAGATCGGACAGAGGAAAATACAGCGGATGATGAACAAGAAACAGAAAATCTTTCAGGGATACAGGAAGCAGAAGAACCTGGGCCTGGAGAGGAAGATAATCCTCCGGTAGAGGAAAAAGAAGTAGCGGCCGAAAAACTGGAAGACAATATTACAGAGAGCAATACCTCTGTACCTGCCCCTTCTCCTGCCAATACTCTTTCCACTCCTTCTGTTCTTTTTAATGCGGACATTATGCCTGAATTTCCTGGGGGAAAGAATGGGTTGAAAAGATATTTTCGTAAAAACTATACCTATCCGCAAGCTGCAAGAGAGTCTGGAATTGAAGGAACAGTATTCATTCGCTTTGTAGTAAAAGAAGATGGTTCCATTTCAGATATAGCCGTATTGAAAGGTCTTGGTTTTGGTTGTGATGATGAGGCGATCCGTTTGGTGAGAAAAATGCCTAAATGGATTCCCGGTGAGCATGACGGCAAAAGAGTATCCGTTTACAAAACCATGCCGATTGGATTTAAACTATTTGAATAGATACACAATAGATTCATGTACTAAAACGGTAGCTTTCGCAATGAGAGCTGCCGTTTTGCTGTTAAGGATTTATCCTGCGTGCCAGGCATATGCTATTTTTTCTGTATGTTTATATAAAGATTTTCCCCTCAGTTTCTAACCTAAACTTATCTAAGAACCATGCGCAAGCACAGCTTTATGCTAATCCTCCTGCTGAGCTTTCTTTCAGCTTCCTTTTCCCAAAGTGAACTAGAACTTCTTAACAGCCAAAAAATAGATCCAGATAGATATGAAGATATAGAAGACAGTCCTTATCTGTTCAAAAATTGGTTAATCGGCAATGTTACGACCAATTCCGGGGAGATAATCAAAGAGGTATTTATCAACTACAATGGATACTCAAAAAATTTCGAGGTTAAAAAAGGAGATAGATTCATTGAGTTGGAGGATAAATTCTACATGCAAATTGAACTTGACCGAAAGAAAAATGGAGATAAATTTCCCAAGTATGCTGGAGAGAACCTCATTTTTCAACGCAGTTTGCATAAGCAGTTCAAAGAGAAATTTGTCCGCCTGGTTTATCGGGGAAAACAAGTAAGTGTTATTGAAAAATATCGAGTTACAGTTACTGAAAAGACTTTTCAGGATGTCGGTAGAACCATAACGAAAAAACGATTCATCGGCACCCGGGTCTACTATCTACTCAAAGATGGGGAACTCAAAAATTTCAGTATGAAAAGGTCTTCTGTGATCAAGAATTTTGGCCTGAAAAAAGAACTGGATCAATTTATGAGAAAGCAAAAGATCAACCTGGATAAAGATGAAGATATCAGCAAAGTATTTGCCTACTACGAAGAATTGCTGAGTTCACAGTAACAATCTC includes:
- a CDS encoding amidohydrolase family protein, whose translation is MPKISADYMYHPPQGLLRNHFLEVDDQGKILRLEKEDGDQDIIRYRGILCPGFINAHCHLELSFMKKHIPQGLGMTGFIGEIFAKRFSFTDAEQLNAIDGEMEKVWAKGTVGIGDICNTLNSLPAKLKHKYLFTYSFIELLGLDPMRVEAEMNKGQDLITDFETEGLKASISPHAPYSMSSELIREISRQHPERMSLHLLESQEERELFEEGRGAFVDFYRKVNLPYSGFGTNSALRHVIQEISTDQAILFVHNTEITEEELDQILSYFPHASFCLCPRSNYYIHKRYPDIRKFEQMTERICLGTDSLASNHDLDVFEEAKCVHKLEPDIPLEKILGWLTYQGAKAIGIQDQLGSFKLGSKPGVNLIQNLDMESLRLLDSSKTEKLF
- a CDS encoding nucleoside deaminase, with protein sequence MLSIHKDEYFMRQAFLLAERAFEEDEVPIGAVVVSNFQIIGKGYNQTERLQDPTAHAEMLAITAACDFLQSKYLRDCTLFVTVEPCVMCAGAIKWAQLSRIVYAAREEKSGFSRHQPLLIHPKTQLSQGVMEYECAELMTKFFKQKRA
- a CDS encoding TonB family protein, which produces MIVLGLGLVAALSAGALYFILGSNKELKKYSIQELSKEKVTEIFDEDDSRIVVAHALGTDTIQNLNEYQSLVDLFEGSEIQPAFYQSSQDGSSEEDGFDEGPQEILQKFSIDISGSRAEGNQLIFTIEDYDPDINYTLSFGTGYKRKNVGRVSRYTYNSFGTYRLRLLASSPDRGSSIYTKSIRISRTQKETTPKENREVFAENNATPPAESETSVGQPQIIDGATRDINEEDRTEENTADDEQETENLSGIQEAEEPGPGEEDNPPVEEKEVAAEKLEDNITESNTSVPAPSPANTLSTPSVLFNADIMPEFPGGKNGLKRYFRKNYTYPQAARESGIEGTVFIRFVVKEDGSISDIAVLKGLGFGCDDEAIRLVRKMPKWIPGEHDGKRVSVYKTMPIGFKLFE
- a CDS encoding energy transducer TonB; the protein is MILLLFTVGMLVWVPAPVSYKNVSLQELNAQKVKFLTEKQQIHLVFKYEAHTDTIRSLEEYYQYLKMQTQEKGMKFAELASEEHFSPSPSKNNLVSAEESMTIAEFFASNSSADESMIPEGSFRGADFQDTDLAIEYDQPPLFPTGKRGLEKYIARTKRTPYIAKTRKIEGQVNLRFIVNVDGSISDIRIMKGMGYGCDEEAIRIVEEMPAWMPATKKSKAVAVYEALSIEF
- a CDS encoding Maf family nucleotide pyrophosphatase, which gives rise to MIKLKAPLILGSQSPRRQQLLEEIGLDFEVIVRPVNEYAPAEMHPRAVAVMISENKAKAFDDLSPENIIVTADTIVALNGEVMGKPKDENDARDMLQKLSGRSHEVVSGVTVFHKGKFSSFAELTEVTFRKLSDYEIGYYIEHYEAMDKAGSYGIQDWIGKIGITRIEGDYYNVVGLPVSRLYQELLQYA
- a CDS encoding DUF3109 family protein; amino-acid sequence: MGRRKKKQAYSGIIEIDDKLISADITDELFACDIAKCKGACCVEGDLGAPLEKEELQIMDEIYETVEPYMRAEGKKAVKAQGTYVRDFTGNFSTTLIEGKECAYVTFKNGIALCAIEQAFNDGKLDFQKPISCHLYPIRISSFKEVDRLNYDRWDICSAACNKGEREGIPVYKFVKNALIRKYGEEFYEVLAAIAKRREEEEI